In a genomic window of Zingiber officinale cultivar Zhangliang chromosome 9B, Zo_v1.1, whole genome shotgun sequence:
- the LOC122024985 gene encoding uncharacterized protein At3g27210-like: MKLKLRIVSKARQLLTASSEEDKVVNSEQLDSRRQSAGHGTKDETFFDSQTWLVDSDCEDDFVSVNGDFVPSSSRNQPGNIFSPTSFPEVISEPPTYGKRSLAELLQESQLDELEIKQNDANHKLKVNGQPCQDDINSPDHKDSSHQKAKKMKPKQRCLSSLVQSLSFKDRRSRNVNEL; encoded by the exons ATGAAACTGAAGCTGAGAATTGTGTCCAAGGCAAGGCAGCTCCTGACTGCATCCTCAGAGGAGGACAAGGTGGTCAATAGTGAACAATTGGACTCCAGGAGACAGAGCGCCGGCCATG GTACAAAGGATGAGACCTTCTTTGATTCACAGACATGGTTAGTAGATTCAGATTGTGAAGATGATTTTGTCAGTGTCAATGGAG ATTTCGTTCCTTCCAGTTCCAGAAATCAACCGGGCAACATCTTCTCCCCTACTAGTTTTCCTGAAGTTATCTCTGAGCCTCCGACTTATGGGAAAAGAAGTCTTGCTGAACTTCTTCAGGAGAGTCAACTAGATGAACTGGAAATCAAACAAAACGATGCCAATCACAAGTTGAAAGTCAATGGACAGCCATGCCAAGATGACATTAATTCTCCAGATCATAAAGATTCAAGTCATCAGAAAGCTAAAAAAATGAAGCCGAAGCAGCGTTGCTTGTCAAGCTTGGTGCAGAGTCTGAGTTTCAAGGACAGGAGGAGCCGCAATGTTAATGAGCTCTAG
- the LOC122022796 gene encoding E3 ubiquitin-protein ligase UPL1-like, with translation MSGGSRRTARNRGRPPTIDASDGKSHRDSRPVDAVRKVRSRDHGPIRLMDVSLKTLLWLGFGFLAFISVFLLIYNHHWESWHESPALMRLRRVVTPLQASKMMDLAQFQGEHKESLYWGTYRPHVYFGIRARTPQSLIAGLMWISMRNGQYFLRHVCQDSDDLSTYGWKDHNGRSYGRQLIVDHGLSFTTSFLKEKKEGSGFGGDWAVRLDLQNAKSIVHEGNEETTHLFFYIADEEGNSLNVKKQLFETRDATLLAFGTRNDIGGWELHLDSQRHVDTHFSGFRTHHMHNLTELVQGTLAFQARRTGELQLSDTIEESSNVVVIQISTVLPAKLDIAFVSGTNMEGSLVDQRLHSLTGDILSTRLDEKQKEFEDKYLRYFKLKDKVDSELMAVGRAALGNLLGGIGYFYGQSKIALPEGYTQKNGDKFIYYWPAALFTAVPSRSFFPRGFLWDEGFHQMIIGRWDADLSMDIIGHWLDLINADGWIPREQILGAEALSKVPEEFVLQYSTNGNPPTLFLVIRDLLNGIRSSKFSPQETDEITDFLKRAYVRLNAWFQWFNSTQSGNDVNTFYWHGRDNATTKELNPKIFILPHHIVLQANEPLAFPIRDLLVTICSQNNGQHRHKVLSQIIDHVNHSCVSSTTLSENMLSALFHVLALLLHDDVMAREVAYQAGLVKIAMDLLSRWNLDSLDGVEPQVPKWVTACFLSVDQLLQVDPKMPPGIVNLEQMKNDTLNPQHSLVIDEQKEKNCQSCLASTMGFLNMDHQKRLLEICCRCIQNQLPCEITHVVLQLSSMLTKVHPVAVSFLEAGGLQALLSLPANSLFPGYSNVAAVIIRHILEDPNTLQQAMELEIRHSLIAATSRHSNARVSPRTFVQNLSIVISRDPVVFLKAAQAVCRIEMLGDRPNVVLLKDREKEKSKAKDKEKIIEKDKIAASDEKTTGLDMASVVPGNGHGKLSEPCTKNTKAHRKTPQSFTSVIEYLLDLIVKFVPPVTNYQTDASPASSLVSDMDIDSTSAKGKEKVTDVSSKDDKINSQEALVSTAKIVFIVKLLTEILLTYASSIQVLLRRDAELSSSLSRGLNGSVSGGIFHHILLNFLPYPGISKKDKKTEGDWRQKLATRASQFLVASSVRSTEGRRRIFSEISNVFKDFVDSSGHCRASDSRIHAFVDLLNDILAARSPTGSYISAEASVTFIDLGLVHSLSQVLQVLDLDHADSPKLIAGIIKVLELVTKEHVHSAYINTAKEDNSLKLATIEHQLGSSNDQGDRFEALETMSQPDHTEEVPNQRQTAGVAQTYGNSSSVLDDMDHDREMNGVFSHEAEDDFMHEVSEDGTGMDNGVSSVEIRFEISQNVEDDMGDDDEDEDMSGDGEEVDDEEDDDEENNDLEEDEVHQISHPDIDHDDHEIDDEEFDEDVLEEEDDDDEDDDGVILRLEEGISGINVFDQFEVLGSDNFSVMPLDIFGSRRQGRTTSIYNLLGRTGDHTSLHLEHPLLGEPSSFRHLVHQRQSENTVDIAFSERNQENTSYRMDAIFRTLRNGRHGHRFSMWLDDNHQRGASNAPAVPEGIEELLVSQLRQPTPAQDQNIQTSLQGKHEPSQLQTSEAEVRDEIEARGTENHENIVIPLQAIDVSPNTGIVATNGDSIQDTGVSGACEQVTEMQYEWADAVVRDVEAVSQASSGSGATIGESLRSLEVEIGSVDGHDDGDRQGPVDRLPLGDLPPAARMRRSSANSIPVSGRDTSLESVSEIPHQNEETDRDALQVEQPSGNVDTNAIDPTFLEALPEELRAEVLSSRQNQVSQASNEQPQADGDIDPEFLAALPPDIREEVLAQQRAQRQQESQQLEGQPVEMDAVSIIATLPSDVREEVLLTSPDTLLATLTPALVAEANMLRERFAHRHHTGGLFGISSRSRRGESSRHGDTIGSTLDRNIEASARRSTVGKLIETDGVPLVGINDLKAMIRLLRIVQPLYKGQLQRLFLNLCTHHETRTYLVEVLMDMLMLDLRGPTNTSVEYAESPFRLYGCQSYVAYSRPQFYGGVPPLVSRRILETLAYLAKNHPNVSKLLLHLVLPCSPTSVPEVSDKGHGKAVLMEEDKSEVKTGAFAIVLLLGLLNQPLYMRSVSHLEQLLNLIEVVIDSGLSNKPEAPTELQSASDIMQDTPVNADAVVSSAKEDIKSKKSEDSKKASTSGTNNKNNISDILLSIPEGELRLLCSLLAREGLSDNAYNLVAEVLKKVVANAPAYCHLFTTELVNSVRNLSIYAINELNLYEDAEKALLSSSSINGTAILRVLQALSSLIAALHEKKDPVSFPDKDHINALSHVWDINSALEPLWLELSNCISKIEISSGPPSEPESISGNLASTSTIVVSPLSVGAQNILPYIESFFVTCEKLRPGQYETVQDFATTATDIEDATTPTAQKSSCGPCTSTHEKQVVFVRFLERHRKLLNSFIRQNPGLLEKSFSLMLKIPRYIDFDNKRSHFRSKIKHQHDHHHSPVRISVRRAYILEDSYNQLRMRSPQDLKGKLTVHFQGEEGIDAGGLTREWYQLLSRVIFDKGALLFTTVGNESTFQPNPNSVYQTEHLSYFKFVGRVVSKALFDSQLLDVHFTRSFYKHILGVKVTYHDIEAVDPDYYKNLKWMLENDISEVLDLTFSMDADEEKLILYEKAEVTDSELIPGGRNIRVTEENKHEYVDRVAEHLLTTAIRPQINAFMEGFNELIPRDLISIFNDKELELLISGLPDIDLDDLRANTEYSGYSNASPVIQWFWEVVQGFSKEDKARFLQFVTGTSKVPLEGFSALQGISGSQRFQIHKAYGTPHHLPSAHTCFNQLDLPEYTSKGQLQERLLLAIHEANEGFGFG, from the exons ATGAGCGGAGGTAGTCGACGGACGGCCCGCAATCGGGGGCGGCCGCCGACTATAGATGCCAGTGACGGAAAATCCCACCGCGACTCCCGCCCTGTGGATGCGGTGAGAAAGGTTCGGAGCCGCGATCATGGCCCCATCCGTCTTATGGACGTCAGCCTCAAGACCCTTCTATGGTTAGGGTTTGGGTTCCTGGCTTTCATTTCTGTATTTTTGTTGATTTATAATCATCATTGGGAATCTTGGCACGAGTCTCCGGCTTTGATGAGGTTGAGGAGGGTTGTCACCCCTTTGCAGGCCTCTAAGATGATGGATCTTGCCCAG TTTCAAGGAGAGCATAAGGAAAGCCTGTACTGGGGCACATACCGGCCCCATGTCTATTTCGGAATACGAGCAAG AACTCCACAGTCACTAATTGCTGGACTAATGTGGATAAGCATGCGAAATGGTCAGTACTTTCTTCGCCATGTTTGCCAAGATTCTGATGATCTAAGCACATATGGATGGAAAGATCACAATGGTAGGAGCTATGGTCGTCAATTAATTGTCGATCATGGATTATCATTCACAACTAGTTTcttaaaggagaagaaggaaggaagtgGCTTTGGAGGTGACTGGGCTGTCAGATTGGATCTACAGAATGCAAA ATCAATTGTACATGAGGGCAATGAAGAGACTACACAccttttcttttatattgctGATGAGGAAGGAAATTCTTTAAATGTAAAGAAGCAGCTATTTGAAACACGTGATGCCACCCTACTGGCATTTGGAACACGCAATGATATTGGAGGTTGGGAACTGCATTTAGATTCCCAG AGACATGTGGATACTCATTTTTCTGGGTTCAGAACCCATCATATGCACAATTTGACAGAACTCGTTCAGGGTACTCTTGCATTTCAA GCAAGAAGAACTGGGGAACTTCAGCTATCTGACACAATTGAAGAATCTTCAAATGTAGTTGTTATTCAG ATTTCAACTGTTCTTCCTGCAAAACTAGATATTGCTTTTGTATCTGGAACTAATATGGAAGGCTCTTTGGTGGATCAACGTCTCCACAGTCTTACAG GAGACATATTGTCTACTCGTCTAGATGAGAAGCAAAAGGAATTTGAAGACAAGTATCTTAGATATTTTAAACTGAAGGATAAG GTTGATTCTGAACTGATGGCTGTTGGTAGGGCAGCCTTAGGAAATCTGCTTGGAGGAATTGGCTACTTCTATGGTCAGTCAAAGATTGCCTTACCAGAAGGTTACACT CAAAAGAATGGGGATAAGTTTATTTATTATTGGCCAGCTGCACTTTTTACAGCTGTTCCTAGTAGATCATTCTTTCCAAGAGGTTTTCTTTGGGATGAAGGCTTCCATCAAATGATCATCGG GCGTTGGGATGCTGATTTATCCATGGACATCATTGGGCATTGGTTGGATCTCATTAATGCTGATGGATGGATTCCTCGTGAGCAGATTTTAGGTGCTGAAGCGTTGAG TAAAGTACCTGAGGAATTTGTTCTTCAATATTCAACAAATGGGAATCCACCAACTTTATTTCTTGTTATAAGAG ACTTACTAAATGGCATACGGTCAAGTAAATTTTCACCTCAGGAAACCGATGAGATCACTGATTTCCTCAAGAGAGCCTATGTCCGCTTGAATGCATGGTTCCAATGGTTCAATAGTACACAATCTG GAAATGATGTAAACACGTTTTACTGGCATGGAAGAGATAATGCAACAACTAAAGAATTAAACCCAAAG ATTTTTATTTTACCACATCATATTGTCCTGCAAGCGAATGAACCTTTAGCCTTTCCTATAAGGGATCTTCTTGTTACAATATGCTCACAAAATAATGGTCAGCATCGGCATAAAGTCCTCTCTCAAATCATTGATCATGTCAACCATTCTTGTGTATCTTCAACTACATTAAGTGAGAATATGTTATCTGCACTTTTTCATGTCCTTGCTCTACTTCTtcatgatgatgttatggcacGAGAAGTTGCATACCAAGCTGGGCTTGTAAAGATTGCCATGGACCTGCTTTCTCGATGGAATCTTGACTCTCTAGATGGTGTAGAACCTCAAGTTCCAAAGTGGGTAACTGCATGTTTTCTTTCTGTCGATCAGTTATTGCAGGTGGATCCTAAGATGCCTCCAGGAATAGTAAATCTGGAACAAATGAAAAATGATACTCTTAATCCCCAGCATTCACTTGTGATTGATGAGCAAAAAGAAAAGAATTGTCAGTCTTGTCTAGCGTCAACTATGGGTTTTTTGAACATGGACCACCAGAAGAGGCTTCTGGAAATATGCTGCAGATGTATTCAGAATCAGTTACCTTGTGAGATAACACATGTGGTGCTGCAGCTGAGCTCTATGTTAACTAAGGTTCATCCAGTTGCTGTTAGTTTTCTTGAGGCTGGAGGTTTACAAGCTTTACTTAGTTTACCTGCAAACAGCTTATTTCCTGGGTACAGTAACGTGGCAGCTGTGATTATCCGCCACATTTTGGAAGATCCGAATACTCTTCAACAAGCCATGGAATTAGAGATACGCCATAGCCTCATTGCAGCAACAAGCAGACATTCAAATGCAAGAGTATCACCAAGAACTTTTGTTCAAAATTTGTCTATTGTTATTTCCAGGGACCCTGTGGTTTTTCTGAAAGCTGCACAAGCTGTATGCAGAATTGAAATGTTAGGTGACAGACCTAATGTAGTGCTATTGAAAGATCGTGAGAAGGAAAAGTCCAAGgccaaggacaaggagaagataATTGAGAAAGACAAAATAGCTGCAAGTGATGAAAAGACTACTGGGTTAGATATGGCATCGGTGGTTCCTGGAAATGGGCATGGTAAGCTATCAGAACCTTGTACAAAGAATACCAAGGCTCATCGCAAAACTCCACAGAGCTTTACTAGTGTAATTGAATACCTTTTGGATCTGATAGTGAAATTTGTCCCTCCAGTCACAAATTACCAAACTGATGCAAGTCCTGCTAGCTCGTTAGTTTCAGATATGGATATTGACTCAACTTCagctaaaggaaaagaaaaagtcaCCGATGTTTCATCTAAAGATGACAAAATTAATTCACAAGAGGCTTTGGTATCTACTGCGAAAATTGTTTTTATTGTTAAGCTGTTGACGGAGATACTTCTCACTTATGCTTCATCAATTCAGGTGTTACTTCGAAGAGATGCTGAACTCAGTAGTTCTCTTTCTAGGGGTTTAAATGGAAGTGTCAGTGGGGGCATCTTTCATCATATTCTTCTGAATTTTCTTCCTTACCCAGGAATTtccaagaaagataaaaaaactgAAGGAGATTGGAGGCAAAAGTTAGCTACCAGAGCAAGCCAATTTTTGGTGGCATCATCTGTTCGTTCAACAGAAGGACGAAGAAGAATTTTTTCTGAAATAAGTAATGTGTTCAAAGACTTTGTTGATTCATCTGGTCATTGCAGGGCATCTGATTCACGTATTCATGCCTTTGTTGACCTACTTAATGATATTCTTGCTGCTCGTTCACCAACTGGTTCATATATTTCAGCAGAAGCATCAGTTACTTTTATTGATCTTGGGCTTGTTCACTCTTTAAGTCAGGTTCTTCAAGTGCTAGACTTGGACCATGCTGATTCACCTAAGCTCATCGCAGGAATCATTAAGGTATTGGAGTTAGTGACAAAAGAACATGTTCATTCTGCTTACATTAACACTGCAAAGGAGGACAACTCCCTGAAGCTGGCCACTATTGAGCATCAACTAGGTTCCTCTAATGATCAAGGGGATAGGTTTGAGGCCTTGGAAACAATGTCCCAACCTGATCACACCGAAGAGGTTCCCAACCAAAGGCAAACAGCTGGTGTTGCCCAAACCTATGGCAATTCCAGTTCTGTGTTAGATGATATGGACCATGATCGTGAAATGAATGGAGTTTTTTCTCATGAAGCTGAAGATGATTTCATGCACGAAGTATCTGAAGATGGTACAGGCATGGATAATGGTGTTTCAAGTGTGGAAATCAGATTTGAAATATCACAAAATGTAGAAGATGATATGGGTGATGATGACGAGGATGAAGATATGTCAGGGGATGGAGAGGAAGTTGATGACGAGGAGGATGATGATGAAGAGAACAATGATTTGGAGGAGGATGAAGTTCATCAAATCTCTCATCCAGATATAGATCATGATGACCATGAGATCGATGACGAAGAGTTTGATGAAGATGTCttggaagaagaggatgatgatgatgaagatgatgatgGTGTAATACTCCGCTTAGAGGAAGGAATCAGTGGAATAAATGTTTTCGATCAATTTGAAGTTCTTGGTAGTGACAATTTTTCTGTAATGCCTCTTGACATATTTGGCTCTAGACGTCAAGGACGTACAACATCCATTTATAATCTCCTTGGAAGAACCGGTGATCACACTTCTCTTCATCTTGAACATCCATTATTGGGGGAGCCTTCTTCTTTTAGACATTTAGTTCACCAGAGACAATCAG AAAATACAGTGGATATAGCTTTCTCAGAAAGAAATCAGGAGAACACATCATACAGAATGGATGCTATCTTCCGTACATTGAGGAATGGACGACATGGACATCGCTTCAGTATGTGGTTGGATGATAATCATCAACGTGGTGCATCTAATGCTCCTGCAGTGCCTGAAGGGATTGAAGAACTGCTTGTTTCCCAATTGCGACAGCCTACACCTGCACAAGACCAAAATATACAGACTAGTCTGCAAGGAAAACATGAACCAAGCCAGTTGCAAACATCAGAGGCTGAAGTTAGGGATGAAATAGAAGCAAGGGGTACTGAGAATCATGAGAATATTGTTATCCCTTTACAAGCAATAGATGTCTCTCCTAATACTGGCATTGTAGCCACCAATGGCGATTCTATTCAAGACACTGGAGTTTCTGGTGCATGTGAACAAGTGACAGAGATGCAGTATGAATGGGCTGATGCTGTTGTCAGAGATGTTGAAGCAGTGAGCCAAGCAAGCAGTGGCAGTGGGGCAACAATAGGTGAAAGCCTTCGTAGTTTGGAAGTTGAAATTGGGAGTGTTGATGGGCATGATGATGGAGACAGGCAAGGTCCTGTCGATAGACTTCCTTTGGGTGATTTACCGCCAGCAGCTAGGATGAGAAGGTCATCAGCAAACTCAATCCCTGTTAGTGGTCGTGATACATCTCTGGAGAGTGTCAGTGAGATTCCACATCAGAATGAAGAAACTGATCGGGATGCACTTCAGGTGGAACAACCATCAGGCAATGTTGATACAAATGCTATAGACCCCACATTTTTGGAGGCTCTTCCTGAGGAATTGCGAGCTGAAGTACTTTCATCACGGCAGAATCAGGTTTCACAGGCTTCAAATGAGCAGCCTCAAGCTGATGGAGATATCGATCCTGAATTTCTTGCTGCACTTCCACCTGATATTAGGGAGGAGGTCTTAGCACAACAACGTGCTCAAAGACAACAAGAATCACAACAACTAGAAGGCCAACCTGTTGAGATGGATGCTGTGTCTATAATTGCTACACTTCCTTCAGATGTTCGAGAAGAG GTACTTTTAACCTCGCCTGATACTTTGTTGGCCACACTAACCCCTGCACTTGTTGCCGAAGCAAATATGTTGCGTGAAAGGTTTGCCCATCGTCATCATACTGGAGGACTCTTTGGCATAAGTTCTAGAAGTCGACGCGGAGAGTCTTCTAGGCATGGAGATACTATCGGGTCTACTCTGGACCGAAATATTGAGGCTTCTGCTCGCAGATCTACAGTTGGAAAACTAATTGAAACTGATGGTGTTCCCCTAGTTGGCATCAATGATCTAAAAGCAATGATCAGATTGCTACGTATAGTTCAG CCTTTGTATAAAGGTCAACTACAGAGGCTTTTCTTGAATCTATGTACTCATCACGAGACAAGAACTTATTTGGTGGAAGTTTTAATGGATATGCTAATGTTGGATCTACGGGGACCCACTAACACTTCAGTTGAATACGCTGAATCCCCGTTTAGGTTGTATGGGTGTCAGAGTTATGTCGCCTATTCCCGTCCTCAATTTTATGGCG GAGTGCCTCCGTTAGTGTCTCGCCGTATTTTGGAGACTCTGGCCTACTTAGCAAAAAATCATCCAAATGTATCCAAGCTCCTATTGCATCTTGTATTACCATGTTCACCTACAAGCGTACCTGAAGTATCGGACAAGGGACACGGGAAAGCTGTTCTGATGGAGGAAGATAAATCCGAGGTTAAAACAGGAGCTTTTGCTATTGTGttacttcttggactcttgaatcaACCATTGTACATGAGGAGTGTTTCTCATCTGGAACAG TTGTTAAATCTCATTGAGGTTGTTATTGATTCTGGCCTGTCAAACAAACCTGAAGCACCAACTGAGCTACAATCTGCTTCTGACATTATGCAAGACACACCAGTTAATGCTGATGCTGTTGTGTCTTCTGCTAAAGAGGATATTAAATCAAAGAAAAGTGAGGATTCTAAAAAGGCTTCTACTTCTGGTACAAACAACAAAAACAATATTAGTGATATTTTATTGAGCATTCCAGAAGGAGAGCTTAGACTTCTCTGCTCTTTGCTTGCACGTGAAGG ATTATCTGATAATGCATACAATCTTGTTGCTGAGGTCTTAAAAAAAGTGGTGGCCAATGCTCCAGCGTATTGTCATTTATTTACTACAGAGCTGGTCAATTCAGTgcgaaatttaagtatttatgcaATTAATGAACTTAACCTATACGAGGATGCTGAGAAAGCACTTCTCAGCTCATCTTCTATTAATGGTACTGCAATCTTGAGAGTTCTGCAGGCTTTGAGCTCTCTTATTGCTGCATTGCACGAAAAGAAGGACCCAGTTTCATTCCCCGACAAAGACCATATTAATGCTCTTTCTCATGTATGGGATATAAATTCTGCACTTGAACCTTTGTGGCTAGAGTTGAGCAATTGCATAAGCAAAATTGAGATCTCTTCAGGACCTCCATCAGAGCCTGAATCTATTTCAGGAAATTTGGCATCGACGAGTACAATTGTAGTATCACCACTCTCTGTTGGTGCCCAAAATATCTTGCCATATATTGAGTCATTCTTTGTGACATGTGAAAAGTTGCGTCCTGGGCAATATGAAACTGTTCAAGATTTTGCTACTACGGCAACTGACATTGAAGATGCAACTACACCAACTGCACAAAAATCATCTTGTGGTCCATGTACAAGCACCCATGAAAAACAGGTTGTTTTTGTTAGGTTTCTGGAGAGGCATAGGAAGTTGTTAAATTCATTCATTCGTCAGAATCCTGGTTTGCTTGAGAAGTCATTTTCTCTCATGCTCAAAATTCCACGATACATTGACTTTGACAATAAACGGTCTCATTTTCGATCAAAAATAAAACATCAACATGATCATCATCACAGTCCTGTTAGAATTTCAGTGAGAAGAGCCTACATATTGGAGGACTCATATAACCAATTGCGAATGCGCTCACCACAAGATTTGAAGGGAAAATTAACTGTCCATTTTCAAGGTGAAGAAGGTATTGATGCCGGTGGACTTACCAGGGAATGGTATCAGTTGCTTTCTCGGGTAATTTTTGATAAGGGTGCCCTTCTTTTCACAACTGTTGGCAATGAATCAACATTCCAGCCAAACCCCAATTCAGTTTACCAGACGGAACATCTTTCATATTTTAAGTTTGTTGGACGAGTG GTCAGTAAAGCACTCTTTGATAGTCAGCTCCTTGATGTCCATTTTACAAGGTCATTTTACAAACACATTCTTGGTGTAAAGGTTACTTATCATGACATTGAGGCTGTTGATCCAGATTACTATAAAAATCTGAAGTGGATGCTTGAG AACGATATAAGTGAAGTATTGGATCTTACTTTCAGTATGGATGCTGATGAGGAAAAACTGATATTGTATGAAAAGGCTGAG GTAACTGATTCTGAGTTGATTCCTGGTGGGAGAAATATTCGAGTCACTGAAGAAAACAAACACGAATATGTTGATCGTGTGGCTGAACATTTGCTAACCACTGCAATTAGGCCTCAAATAAATGCATTTATGGAAGGCTTTAATGAGTTGATACCCAGGGATCTGATATCTATTTTCAATGATAAAGAATTAGAATTATTAATAAGTGGACTTCCTGATATTGATT TGGATGACCTGAGAGCAAATACTGAATATTCTGGCTATAGCAATGCATCCCCTGTAATTCAATGGTTTTGGGAAGTCGTTCAGGGCTTCAGCAAAGAGGACAAGGCCCGATTCCTTCAATTTGTAACTGGCACCTCAAAG GTGCCTCTGGAAGGATTTAGTGCACTTCAAGGAATCTCAGGCTCTCAGCGGTTTCAGATTCACAAGGCATATGGAACCCCGCACCATCTGCCTTCAGCTCATACTTG CTTCAACCAATTGGACCTGCCTGAGTACACCTCAAAAGGACAGTTGCAGGAGAGGTTACTTCTAGCTATCCATGAAGCGAATGAAGGGTTTGGCTTCGGTTGA